A window from Prochlorococcus marinus CUG1435 encodes these proteins:
- a CDS encoding josephin, with amino-acid sequence MENSPQYLFLASGVNNGEGFWIVGIKNCDENILDDENLLDCHRKELIGNESAKDILLAINLNINNLLNELRNKNYLIARPSMGIPFDIPLEILENIFDFWLDIYKNHQAWEACLGLLKVRKRIPLTNLIESESLMGNSKKWAIKIENLHTYVPSSLKNEKLNDPMWE; translated from the coding sequence TTGGAGAATTCACCTCAATATCTATTTCTTGCTAGTGGAGTGAATAATGGAGAGGGGTTTTGGATCGTGGGTATAAAAAATTGCGATGAAAATATCCTTGATGATGAAAATCTTTTAGATTGCCATAGAAAGGAATTAATAGGTAATGAATCAGCAAAAGATATTCTTTTAGCTATTAATTTAAACATAAATAATTTATTAAATGAACTAAGAAACAAAAATTATTTAATTGCAAGACCTTCAATGGGGATTCCATTTGATATCCCTTTAGAAATTTTGGAAAATATTTTTGATTTTTGGTTAGATATTTATAAAAATCATCAAGCCTGGGAAGCTTGTTTAGGACTTCTTAAAGTTAGAAAAAGGATTCCCCTAACAAACCTAATTGAAAGCGAAAGTTTAATGGGGAACTCTAAAAAATGGGCTATAAAAATAGAAAATTTACATACTTATGTTCCTTCTTCACTTAAAAATGAAAAATTAAATGACCCCATGTGGGAATAA
- a CDS encoding HNH endonuclease, which produces MHRQDAIYLDQFCSKISNKIWRESLNKLTNYKCIYCGKPSESLDHLHPMSKGGISSSSNCVPCCLSCNGKKSDSEVLSWYRKQNFYDPRRAMAIRAWFNDDLKLASVLLNYLN; this is translated from the coding sequence ATGCATAGACAAGATGCAATTTACCTTGATCAGTTTTGTTCCAAGATAAGTAATAAAATTTGGAGAGAGTCACTTAACAAACTTACTAATTATAAATGCATTTATTGCGGTAAACCCTCAGAATCACTCGACCACCTTCACCCAATGTCAAAAGGAGGGATTAGCAGTTCAAGTAATTGCGTACCATGTTGTTTGTCATGTAATGGGAAGAAATCAGATTCAGAAGTTCTTAGTTGGTACAGAAAACAAAATTTTTATGATCCTCGAAGAGCTATGGCGATACGAGCATGGTTTAATGATGATTTGAAACTAGCGTCAGTTCTTTTGAACTACTTAAATTAA
- a CDS encoding DUF3318 domain-containing protein — MSELQRLKSLLPPENESWVFIEAAAAIDPPLITLEEIGRDEVEIQIDLDEWDNFAIDHRNLLFWHEVGKIQNDTIPRDGWEMAALAIGLGGAIGELWVQDGLLLLLALGLSSFAGYRLYIKNNSEKKLQDAIFADERAIDLACRFGYSVPNAYKSLGGALKELIDKTRKKKKRSFFEDRLDALRKSAEKARSELSQQEGSEKSVSSENVYGQ; from the coding sequence ATGAGCGAACTTCAACGGCTTAAAAGTTTGTTGCCTCCAGAGAATGAAAGTTGGGTATTTATTGAAGCTGCTGCTGCTATAGACCCACCGTTAATTACACTTGAGGAAATTGGTCGTGACGAAGTAGAAATCCAAATTGATTTAGATGAATGGGATAACTTTGCTATTGACCACAGAAATTTATTATTTTGGCATGAGGTAGGTAAAATTCAGAATGACACTATTCCAAGAGATGGTTGGGAGATGGCAGCTCTTGCAATAGGCCTTGGAGGGGCAATTGGTGAATTGTGGGTACAAGATGGATTACTTTTATTATTAGCCCTTGGGTTATCAAGTTTTGCAGGATATAGACTATATATAAAAAATAATTCTGAAAAAAAACTCCAAGATGCTATTTTTGCAGATGAAAGAGCCATAGATCTTGCTTGCAGATTTGGATATAGTGTTCCAAATGCTTATAAAAGTCTTGGAGGAGCATTAAAAGAGTTAATAGATAAAACAAGAAAAAAGAAAAAAAGAAGTTTCTTTGAGGATAGATTAGATGCATTAAGAAAAAGTGCTGAAAAAGCTAGATCAGAATTATCCCAGCAAGAAGGTTCAGAAAAATCAGTCTCAAGTGAAAATGTATATGGACAATAA
- a CDS encoding CGLD27 family protein, protein MNDSICPVPREQQPTNEFIELSKSTIFSWPKTKKSLTIVLIKFWLGAFALFLIISSGSIYFKTSILKYTLLSLFSSISVPLLISIRLYLGWNHVFKRLNSERVEYEESGWYDGQVWEKPLVLKEKESLIASIEVKPILKNLIQTFSIFLILALSGILLFQYNF, encoded by the coding sequence ATGAATGACTCTATATGTCCAGTTCCTAGGGAGCAACAACCAACAAATGAATTTATCGAATTATCAAAATCAACTATTTTTTCTTGGCCAAAAACAAAAAAATCTCTAACTATTGTATTGATTAAATTCTGGCTCGGTGCATTTGCCTTGTTTCTTATTATTTCTTCTGGAAGTATTTATTTCAAAACATCCATTTTAAAATATACTCTATTGAGTTTATTTAGTAGCATATCAGTCCCTCTTTTAATTTCTATAAGGTTATATCTTGGTTGGAATCATGTATTTAAAAGATTGAATTCTGAAAGAGTTGAGTACGAAGAATCAGGTTGGTATGACGGTCAAGTATGGGAAAAACCATTAGTTCTAAAAGAAAAAGAATCACTTATTGCCTCAATAGAAGTTAAACCTATCTTAAAAAATTTAATTCAAACTTTTTCTATATTCTTAATCTTAGCTTTATCAGGAATTTTACTTTTTCAATATAATTTCTAA
- a CDS encoding ABC-2 family transporter protein, which translates to MNLIKYLKVYKKFLHTSLASELEYKTNILVDLITAILSLVGSTFLLSIFFQNSGYIGGWKFEQALIIQGIYTILNGITNTWFNPNLTEIVKYIREGTLDFVLIKPIDSQFFISLKKINPSGFLEIMLGFFLLFFCIRINQIDLSLSFLTLALITLSCSICILYSLWFFISTTTIWFVKTWNAIEVLRSFLYIGRFPLNSFSFSLRIFFSIFIPIAFITTIPSEVFLGLSQLWKILLEVIVATVFLITSRKFWLFALKFYSSASS; encoded by the coding sequence ATGAATTTAATAAAATATCTTAAAGTTTATAAAAAATTCTTACATACTTCTTTAGCTTCTGAATTGGAGTATAAGACAAATATATTAGTTGATTTAATTACTGCAATTTTAAGTTTAGTAGGGAGTACTTTTCTCTTATCTATTTTCTTTCAAAATAGTGGATATATTGGAGGATGGAAATTTGAACAGGCACTAATAATCCAAGGTATTTATACAATTTTGAATGGAATAACAAATACATGGTTCAATCCAAATCTTACAGAAATAGTTAAATATATAAGAGAAGGAACATTAGACTTCGTACTTATAAAACCTATTGATAGTCAATTTTTTATTTCATTAAAAAAAATAAATCCATCTGGATTTTTAGAAATTATGCTTGGATTTTTCTTGTTGTTCTTTTGCATAAGAATAAATCAAATAGATTTAAGTTTAAGTTTTCTGACCCTAGCCCTGATTACATTAAGCTGCTCGATTTGTATTTTATATAGCTTATGGTTTTTTATATCTACTACTACTATTTGGTTTGTTAAGACTTGGAATGCAATAGAAGTATTAAGATCATTTCTTTATATTGGAAGATTTCCTCTAAATTCATTTTCATTTTCTTTAAGAATATTTTTTAGTATTTTCATTCCTATTGCTTTTATAACTACAATACCTTCTGAAGTTTTCCTAGGACTTTCTCAATTGTGGAAAATATTGCTTGAAGTTATTGTTGCAACAGTATTTCTTATAACTTCAAGAAAGTTCTGGTTATTTGCATTAAAATTCTATTCATCAGCATCTAGCTAA
- a CDS encoding ABC-2 family transporter protein, whose translation MISNLINRKIFTLLKVQYSNMLEYRVEIALWAISGIIPFFMLNIWTNNNLNESINISDALLSRYFLSAFFVRQFSVVWVVFSFEEDSLMGKVSPYLIQPLNPFFRYFAQHLAEQITRFPFALIIAFFFFIFNPESIWMPNLGILLLSIVSTFLSFLIQFLIQSIVACLCFWTEKASSIERLLFIPTLFLSGLLAPVVSFPQYVRSWIYLTPFPYLIDFPANLLSGNETNIIGGLSMQILWIFLLFPLFKKIWSEGTKKYTAMGS comes from the coding sequence ATGATATCTAATTTGATTAACCGTAAAATATTCACTTTATTGAAAGTCCAATATTCAAACATGTTGGAATATAGGGTAGAAATTGCATTGTGGGCAATTTCAGGGATTATTCCTTTTTTCATGTTAAATATTTGGACAAACAATAATCTAAATGAATCTATAAACATTAGTGATGCATTACTTTCTAGATATTTCTTATCTGCTTTTTTTGTAAGACAGTTTTCTGTAGTTTGGGTTGTATTTAGTTTTGAAGAGGATTCTCTTATGGGGAAAGTATCTCCGTATTTAATCCAACCTTTAAATCCATTTTTCAGATATTTTGCACAACATCTTGCTGAACAGATAACAAGATTTCCTTTCGCGCTAATAATCGCATTTTTCTTTTTTATTTTTAATCCAGAAAGTATATGGATGCCAAATTTAGGTATTTTACTCTTATCCATAGTATCTACTTTCTTATCCTTCTTGATCCAATTTTTAATTCAGTCAATAGTCGCATGTCTATGTTTCTGGACAGAGAAAGCTTCCTCGATAGAAAGATTGTTATTTATTCCAACTTTATTTCTCTCAGGTCTTTTAGCACCAGTAGTTTCATTTCCCCAATATGTTAGATCTTGGATTTATTTGACTCCTTTTCCATATCTAATTGATTTCCCTGCAAACTTACTGTCAGGTAATGAAACAAATATTATTGGTGGATTAAGTATGCAAATTCTATGGATTTTTTTACTTTTCCCTTTATTTAAGAAAATCTGGTCTGAAGGAACAAAAAAATATACAGCTATGGGGTCATGA
- a CDS encoding sulfite exporter TauE/SafE family protein has protein sequence MLYLLTILLGIFDHSLLKSIYIFLISFFSNTFSAISGGGAGLLQLPALILSGVPYYQALASHKLATVALGIGGSLRNYKSLGNDISVACQILIFGLPGVIFGASLVEYISEKYLYLILGIISILLAFYSFLKPDLGLSSGNKELNFVHKIRFLIFIFFIGILNGSISSGTGLLVTILLIKTFEMDFLRAISMTFFTVGIFWNFVGAVFLARIGSVPLNLLIVLIIGSFTGGFFGAHLSKLNGNILIKKTFITVCILVGISLLIKSIKSFL, from the coding sequence ATGCTTTATTTATTAACAATATTATTAGGAATTTTTGATCATTCTTTACTTAAAAGTATTTATATTTTTTTGATATCGTTTTTTTCTAATACATTTTCAGCGATTTCTGGAGGAGGAGCAGGATTATTACAATTGCCTGCATTGATTTTATCTGGAGTTCCTTATTATCAGGCTCTTGCTAGTCATAAATTAGCAACAGTAGCACTAGGAATAGGGGGTTCCTTAAGAAATTACAAATCTTTAGGTAATGATATAAGTGTTGCTTGTCAAATTTTAATTTTTGGATTACCAGGAGTAATTTTTGGGGCTTCTTTAGTTGAATATATATCAGAAAAGTATTTGTACTTAATTTTAGGAATAATATCCATATTATTGGCTTTTTACTCATTCCTTAAACCAGATTTAGGCTTATCATCTGGTAATAAAGAGCTTAATTTTGTTCATAAAATTAGATTTTTAATTTTTATTTTTTTTATAGGCATATTAAATGGTTCTATTTCTTCAGGAACTGGATTGCTTGTAACAATACTATTAATAAAAACTTTTGAAATGGATTTTCTTCGAGCCATAAGTATGACATTTTTTACTGTTGGGATTTTTTGGAACTTTGTCGGAGCAGTATTTTTGGCAAGAATAGGATCGGTTCCATTAAATTTATTGATAGTTTTAATAATAGGTTCCTTTACAGGAGGATTTTTCGGAGCTCACCTGTCAAAATTAAATGGGAATATACTTATTAAGAAAACTTTTATAACAGTTTGTATTTTGGTTGGTATTAGCTTATTAATTAAATCCATAAAGAGCTTTTTATAA
- a CDS encoding asparaginase, translating into MSSNFKNLYTSNNPPLQATLIRGSKIESIHKIHAVVSDKKGRVLMCAGNPEYSSFIRSSLKPFQAIPFISSGAASKINNASKSIAVACGSHSGSKLHSREAFKILWEYDIDINHLKCPKSRTSPLEHNCSGKHAAFLATCKKLNWPLDTYLKGDHPLQIEIFRIVSELLEIPISEIKAERDDCGAPTLYLKLIEMSKLYSLLSSSDNAELEQISRAMTTNPIMISDNNRFDTEIIKASHGQVISKGGAEGIQCLCKVNEGIGIALKVEDGSKRAKHAVSLHLLKQLEWISDLRIQDIEDKVFNFSEGVQIEVKGQLKFQES; encoded by the coding sequence ATGAGTTCAAACTTTAAAAACTTATACACATCAAATAATCCCCCTTTACAAGCTACCTTGATAAGAGGTTCAAAAATTGAGTCAATTCATAAAATTCATGCAGTTGTTAGCGACAAAAAAGGAAGGGTTTTAATGTGCGCGGGAAATCCAGAATATAGTAGTTTCATAAGATCATCCCTTAAACCATTTCAAGCAATACCTTTTATTAGCAGTGGCGCTGCATCAAAAATCAATAATGCTTCAAAATCAATTGCAGTAGCATGTGGCTCGCATAGTGGATCAAAACTCCATTCAAGGGAAGCATTCAAAATTTTATGGGAATATGATATCGACATTAATCATTTGAAATGTCCAAAATCAAGGACAAGTCCATTAGAGCATAATTGTTCAGGTAAACATGCTGCATTTTTAGCAACATGCAAAAAATTGAATTGGCCATTAGATACTTATTTAAAAGGGGATCATCCTCTGCAAATCGAAATATTCAGAATAGTTTCCGAATTGCTTGAAATCCCCATTTCTGAGATAAAAGCAGAACGTGATGATTGTGGCGCACCAACTCTTTATTTAAAACTAATAGAAATGTCAAAACTATATTCACTTCTGAGCAGTTCTGACAATGCTGAATTAGAGCAAATAAGTAGAGCTATGACTACTAATCCAATAATGATAAGTGATAATAATAGATTTGATACAGAAATTATTAAGGCTTCTCATGGACAAGTTATTAGTAAAGGAGGTGCAGAAGGAATACAGTGTCTTTGCAAGGTAAACGAAGGAATTGGAATAGCTTTAAAAGTCGAAGACGGATCAAAAAGAGCCAAACATGCTGTTAGTCTTCACTTACTGAAACAGTTAGAGTGGATATCTGACTTAAGAATTCAAGATATTGAAGATAAGGTTTTTAACTTCTCAGAAGGCGTTCAAATTGAAGTTAAAGGTCAATTAAAGTTCCAAGAATCCTAA
- the carB gene encoding carbamoyl-phosphate synthase large subunit has protein sequence MPQRGDIKRILILGSGPIVIGQACEFDYSGTQACKALKKAGYEIILINSNPASIMTDPEIASKTYIEPLTPEIVSQIILREKPDAILPTMGGQTALNLAVKLSESDFLKNNNVELIGADLEAINKAEDRKLFKESMEKINVNVCPSGIASNLTEAIEVSKNINSYPLIIRPAFTLGGVGGGIAYNLEEFSELCKTGLEESPSSQILIEKSLIGWKEFELEVMRDKADNVVIVCSIENLDPMGVHTGDSITVAPAQTLTDKEYQRLRDLSLKIIREVGVETGGSNIQFALNPTNGEVIVIEMNPRVSRSSALASKATGFPIAKIAALLSVGYTLDEIINDITKKTPACFEPSIDYIVTKIPRFAFEKFKGSSNALSTAMKSVGESMAIGRSFEESFQKALRSLEVDIYGWECDSLDEFKNENDLNNSLRIPTSERILIIKKAMELGKTNSYIQEVTNIDLWFIEKLRNIFNFEYYFLKGKELYDLDRDLMLHAKQLGFSDQQIAKLTCNDFFEIRKYRKELNIIPIYKTVDTCSAEFSSSTPYHYSTYEESFINLNSQNFDSEISKNNVSKKIMILGGGPNRIGQGIEFDYCCCHASYQASINGCKTIMVNSNPETVSTDYDTSDILYFEPVTLEDVLNIIEVENPYGLIVQFGGQTPLKLSLPLFKWLKTNEGLKTGTKILGTSPISIDLAEDREEFTKILEELGIRQPLNGIARNQNEAEIVAKKIGFPLVVRPSYVLGGRAMEIVKDEDELSRYISEAVKVSPEHPILLDQYLNNAIEIDVDALCDSVGSVVIAGLMEHVEPAGIHSGDSACCLPSISLSASTLDTVRHWTKLIAKRLNVVGLINLQFAVTNLNNEENKLFILEANPRASRTVPFVSKAIGKPVAKLATQLMQGYTLEDINFTEEFFPKYQAVKEAVLPFKRFPGSDTLLGPEMKSTGEVMGLAKDFGIAYAKSELAAGNGVPSEGVAFLSTNDLDKKNLEEIARELLILGFKLIATKGTSAYLLDLGIKVEKVLKVHEGRPNIEDLIRSGLVQLIINTPIGSQALHDDAYLRRAALEYNIPTFTTIPGAKAAIKAIKALQSNKIDTYSLQEIHNY, from the coding sequence ATGCCTCAAAGAGGTGATATTAAACGAATTCTTATTCTAGGTTCAGGCCCAATTGTTATAGGACAAGCTTGTGAATTTGATTATTCTGGTACTCAAGCTTGCAAAGCTTTAAAAAAAGCTGGTTATGAAATTATATTGATAAATTCAAATCCAGCATCAATAATGACTGATCCTGAAATTGCAAGCAAAACGTATATAGAGCCATTGACTCCTGAAATCGTTTCTCAGATTATCTTAAGAGAAAAACCTGATGCAATTCTACCTACTATGGGAGGTCAAACTGCATTGAATCTTGCGGTGAAATTATCAGAATCAGACTTTTTAAAAAATAATAATGTTGAACTAATTGGGGCTGATTTAGAAGCTATTAACAAAGCTGAAGATAGAAAATTATTTAAAGAATCGATGGAAAAAATAAATGTTAATGTATGTCCCTCTGGTATAGCTTCTAACCTAACTGAGGCTATAGAGGTTTCAAAAAATATCAATTCTTATCCCCTTATAATAAGGCCAGCTTTTACTTTGGGTGGTGTAGGAGGTGGTATTGCTTATAACCTTGAAGAATTTTCGGAATTATGTAAAACAGGTTTAGAGGAAAGTCCAAGCAGTCAAATATTGATTGAAAAATCACTTATCGGCTGGAAAGAGTTTGAATTAGAGGTTATGAGAGATAAAGCAGATAATGTGGTAATAGTTTGCAGTATTGAGAATTTAGACCCAATGGGTGTGCACACTGGAGACTCAATTACTGTAGCTCCTGCGCAGACATTAACAGATAAGGAGTATCAGAGGTTAAGGGACTTATCATTAAAAATCATTAGAGAGGTAGGAGTTGAAACTGGAGGGAGTAATATTCAATTTGCATTAAATCCAACTAATGGAGAAGTAATTGTCATAGAAATGAATCCTCGTGTAAGTAGATCCTCTGCTTTGGCAAGTAAAGCAACTGGATTCCCAATAGCAAAAATTGCAGCTTTATTATCTGTTGGCTATACACTTGATGAGATTATTAATGATATCACCAAAAAAACACCTGCATGTTTTGAACCTTCAATTGATTACATTGTTACCAAAATTCCTAGGTTTGCTTTTGAAAAGTTTAAAGGTTCTTCAAATGCCTTAAGCACTGCTATGAAATCGGTAGGAGAGTCAATGGCAATCGGTCGATCTTTTGAAGAATCATTTCAGAAAGCATTAAGGTCCTTAGAAGTAGATATTTATGGATGGGAATGTGATTCACTAGATGAATTTAAGAACGAGAATGATTTAAATAATAGTTTAAGAATCCCTACATCTGAAAGAATTCTCATAATCAAAAAAGCTATGGAGCTTGGAAAAACTAATTCTTATATTCAAGAAGTCACTAACATAGATTTATGGTTTATAGAAAAATTACGAAATATTTTTAATTTTGAATATTATTTTTTAAAAGGGAAAGAACTTTATGATCTAGATAGAGATTTGATGCTACATGCTAAACAATTAGGTTTTTCAGATCAACAAATAGCGAAGTTAACTTGTAATGATTTTTTTGAAATTAGAAAATATAGAAAAGAACTTAACATAATACCAATTTATAAAACTGTTGATACTTGTTCAGCAGAGTTCTCCTCCTCAACTCCTTATCATTATTCAACTTATGAAGAATCTTTTATAAATTTAAATTCTCAAAATTTTGATAGTGAGATTTCAAAAAATAATGTATCAAAAAAAATTATGATTCTAGGAGGAGGTCCAAACAGAATTGGTCAAGGAATAGAATTTGATTATTGTTGTTGTCATGCTTCATATCAAGCTTCTATAAATGGTTGCAAAACAATAATGGTTAATAGTAATCCTGAAACAGTCTCAACAGATTACGATACTAGCGATATTTTATATTTTGAACCTGTGACTTTGGAGGATGTACTTAACATAATAGAAGTTGAAAATCCATATGGTTTGATTGTTCAATTTGGAGGACAAACACCTCTGAAATTATCTTTACCTTTATTTAAATGGCTTAAAACTAATGAAGGGCTCAAAACTGGAACAAAAATTCTTGGAACCTCCCCAATCTCTATAGATTTAGCTGAAGATAGAGAGGAATTTACAAAAATTCTTGAGGAATTAGGTATTAGGCAACCTTTAAACGGTATAGCTCGTAATCAAAATGAGGCAGAAATTGTAGCTAAAAAAATTGGATTCCCCTTAGTTGTGAGACCCTCTTATGTTTTAGGAGGCAGGGCAATGGAAATCGTTAAAGATGAAGATGAATTGTCAAGATACATTTCTGAAGCAGTTAAGGTATCGCCTGAGCATCCAATCCTCCTTGATCAATATTTGAATAATGCTATTGAGATAGATGTTGATGCTTTATGTGATTCAGTTGGTTCGGTAGTTATTGCCGGCCTAATGGAACATGTGGAACCGGCAGGAATTCATTCTGGAGATTCAGCTTGTTGTTTACCCTCTATTTCCCTTTCAGCTTCCACTTTAGATACGGTTAGGCACTGGACAAAATTAATTGCAAAAAGACTAAATGTTGTTGGTTTAATTAATTTGCAATTTGCAGTGACAAATTTAAATAATGAAGAAAACAAACTATTTATTCTTGAAGCCAATCCAAGAGCTTCAAGAACAGTTCCATTCGTTTCAAAAGCGATAGGTAAGCCAGTAGCCAAATTAGCTACCCAGTTAATGCAAGGTTATACATTAGAAGATATTAACTTTACTGAAGAATTTTTTCCAAAATATCAAGCAGTTAAAGAAGCTGTTTTGCCTTTTAAAAGATTTCCTGGCTCTGATACACTTCTTGGTCCTGAAATGAAATCTACTGGAGAAGTTATGGGTTTAGCTAAAGATTTTGGGATTGCTTATGCAAAGTCCGAATTGGCAGCAGGAAATGGTGTTCCCTCTGAGGGAGTAGCTTTTCTGTCTACAAACGATTTAGATAAAAAAAATCTTGAAGAAATTGCTCGGGAATTGTTGATATTAGGATTTAAATTAATCGCAACAAAAGGAACTTCTGCGTATTTGTTAGATTTAGGAATTAAAGTTGAAAAAGTGTTAAAAGTACATGAAGGCCGACCTAATATAGAGGACCTAATTCGCTCGGGACTTGTTCAATTAATAATTAATACTCCAATAGGATCTCAGGCTCTTCATGATGATGCATATTTAAGACGTGCTGCTTTAGAATATAATATTCCTACTTTTACAACTATTCCAGGAGCAAAGGCCGCCATTAAAGCGATAAAAGCTTTGCAAAGCAATAAGATAGATACGTACTCTCTACAAGAAATCCATAATTATTAA
- a CDS encoding ABC transporter ATP-binding protein, with the protein MVQNIIDVRNLSKSFDIASKEPGLKGTIKHFFRRQTKSLKVIKDISFEIKEGEIVGFLGANGAGKTTILKMLCGLIYPSEGSILVSGYLPFRRKENFLKNITLIMGQKQQLIWDLPPIESFYLNASIYDLDKFEAKKRIKKLSEMLEIDEELFIPVRKLSLGQRMKSELLAALIHEPNILFLDEPTLGLDINAQRNLRKFLQKYNKETNATICLTSHYMKDITSLCKRVICVHEGAISYDGNLDLLLKKLSPVKEILIVCRSEEDAIKLENSGFTVKNKIKNEITIEIENNSITSSLKTILNNFNIEDLFINEPPIDEIIGKILIKKNYDI; encoded by the coding sequence ATGGTACAAAATATTATCGATGTAAGAAATTTATCTAAGTCATTTGATATCGCTTCCAAAGAACCTGGCTTAAAAGGAACAATTAAACATTTTTTTAGAAGACAAACAAAAAGTTTAAAAGTTATAAAAGATATAAGTTTTGAAATTAAAGAAGGAGAAATAGTAGGCTTTCTAGGTGCTAATGGAGCTGGGAAAACAACAATCTTAAAAATGCTTTGTGGCTTAATTTATCCAAGTGAAGGTTCGATTTTGGTTTCAGGCTACTTACCTTTCAGGAGAAAAGAAAATTTCCTAAAGAATATCACGTTAATAATGGGACAAAAGCAACAGCTTATTTGGGATCTTCCGCCAATTGAATCATTCTATTTGAATGCATCAATATACGACTTAGATAAGTTCGAAGCTAAAAAGAGAATAAAAAAACTATCGGAAATGCTTGAAATTGATGAAGAGCTATTCATACCTGTTAGAAAACTTTCACTAGGTCAGCGTATGAAATCAGAATTACTAGCAGCTTTGATACATGAACCAAATATTCTATTTTTAGACGAGCCGACACTCGGATTAGATATTAATGCCCAGAGAAATTTAAGAAAATTCCTTCAAAAATATAATAAGGAAACTAATGCAACGATATGCCTAACTAGCCATTACATGAAGGATATTACATCTCTATGCAAGAGAGTTATATGTGTTCATGAAGGGGCTATATCATATGATGGGAACCTTGATCTGTTATTAAAAAAACTTTCTCCTGTTAAAGAAATATTAATAGTTTGTCGTTCAGAAGAGGATGCAATTAAATTAGAAAATTCCGGTTTTACTGTTAAAAATAAAATAAAGAATGAAATCACTATTGAAATTGAAAACAACTCTATTACCTCTTCACTGAAAACTATCCTAAATAATTTTAATATTGAAGACCTTTTTATAAATGAACCACCCATAGATGAAATTATTGGGAAAATATTAATCAAAAAAAATTATGATATCTAA
- the rsfS gene encoding ribosome silencing factor, which produces MDNKSLVLMAAKACDEKKAKDIKLIKIDKVSFISEWILIAEGLSDVQVRAITNSVEGELRDKARIEPIRKEGVNEAKWALLDYGDLIVNIFQPEIRKFYDLESFWSNGDNLIFP; this is translated from the coding sequence ATGGACAATAAAAGTTTAGTTCTAATGGCGGCTAAAGCATGTGATGAAAAAAAGGCAAAGGATATTAAACTTATAAAAATAGATAAAGTATCTTTCATAAGCGAATGGATATTAATTGCAGAGGGATTATCTGATGTACAAGTAAGGGCAATAACAAACTCTGTAGAGGGAGAGTTGAGAGATAAGGCCAGAATTGAACCAATAAGAAAAGAAGGAGTTAATGAAGCTAAATGGGCTTTACTTGATTATGGTGATTTAATTGTAAATATTTTTCAACCAGAAATAAGAAAATTTTATGATCTTGAGTCATTCTGGAGTAATGGAGATAATCTTATATTTCCATAA
- a CDS encoding DUF2862 domain-containing protein yields the protein MSILDKVKIGNSVQVNLELSKDRLTKETIDAINVSSLGKISDFRITDGKGIGVVLQLSNGKEQWFFEDEIDLLDENGNVIKKNNDKKENSNFIFDFLRGLNYENKNKVSELLNPINFFIWLVVSFKDIF from the coding sequence ATGTCAATTTTAGATAAGGTTAAGATAGGAAATTCTGTTCAAGTTAACCTAGAACTATCTAAGGATAGACTTACCAAAGAAACTATTGATGCGATAAATGTTTCTTCATTGGGTAAGATAAGTGATTTCAGAATAACTGATGGCAAAGGTATTGGAGTTGTCTTGCAATTGTCTAATGGTAAAGAGCAATGGTTTTTTGAGGATGAAATTGATCTTCTCGACGAAAATGGTAATGTGATTAAAAAAAATAATGATAAAAAAGAAAATAGTAATTTTATATTTGATTTTTTAAGAGGATTAAATTATGAAAATAAAAATAAAGTAAGCGAGTTACTTAATCCAATTAACTTTTTTATCTGGCTGGTTGTATCGTTTAAAGATATTTTTTAA